Proteins encoded by one window of Mycolicibacterium sp. ND9-15:
- the mbtD gene encoding mycobactin polyketide synthase MbtD encodes MTPSGFPDGRIPVVLSAHAEELVAADAEAILRYLDRGPDMQTVATALLRTRRLRKHRAVVRAADTAELADGLRAVITGATHPLVVRSSQSAPTRTAFVFPGQGNQWPGMGAQAYRRSAMYRIHVDRCAEAFVATGEPSPLPYLTADSGGGDWPQTQIQGAQFTHAVALAHLWRTYGIVPDLVVGHSLGEVAAAYVAGSITLFDAAAVVIARAKAVDRIRGDYSMAALGVSLADAERLVVSTPGWLEVSAVNAGASVAVSGERAAVGALMAAATEQGLFARELDVTYPGHTSALERVRDDLLALLPHGRFIDAPVQFIGSTTADVVPAGTGFADYWYRNLRDTVRFDRAVAAARRHGAAAFIEMSAHPALTFALGDLLADDDPLVLGSGLRDLPLVDALSANIAAAAVADPGYRWTDLVDVASQPPLRDFPNAPMRAVRLWAEPQPPAPVYGLTVAREKWDPIERSQGPAQRVAVLDLAGPRGPLGERLRTALRHNGSEIVEPGRAELVAAVAPLLDHPDAERAAQEVAHLVGAGLLDYADTAGPHCRAMCLVTVGGEHVRSGEPMALPAQTALAAMHRSIGFERPEQAFRHLDLPSWELDDATAAAAVRALLMGTPESAVREDGSGPRVFARTVVESAEPAPSWRAAAGVLDDVVITGGNGAVGLHFARYLAAHGARRIVLLSRSGVGDALMAELAASAPNVDVLAPRCDITSAGDVRAAAEQFGGDGASLLIHSAGTAAFADHDALTPAMFADTTAAKIGGLARMTEQWPMRPDARILLCSSVSGVWGGRAHVAYSAANRMLDVMAGQLRAEGQHCLAARYGLWRGSGIAGADELTMIERSGLLPMAPEAAVEASLRDHGEDPLLLSADQARLRVFLDSQIASLETVQPTIEPGVSTEVCVRAALAAVLSLEAASIDLDMSLLDLGVDSLLALDLRKRLQRAAGHKVPLATLLGGITGGELVADLDSTERSEKVDTRD; translated from the coding sequence ATGACGCCCTCCGGTTTCCCCGACGGCCGGATCCCCGTCGTGTTGAGCGCACACGCCGAAGAACTCGTGGCCGCCGACGCCGAGGCGATATTGCGCTACCTCGATCGAGGCCCCGACATGCAGACGGTCGCCACCGCCTTGCTGCGCACCCGTCGGTTGCGCAAGCACCGCGCGGTGGTTCGTGCCGCCGACACCGCCGAACTTGCCGACGGCCTGCGCGCCGTCATCACGGGCGCCACCCACCCGTTGGTCGTCCGCTCGTCGCAATCGGCGCCGACCCGAACGGCTTTCGTGTTTCCAGGACAGGGCAACCAGTGGCCGGGCATGGGTGCGCAGGCCTACCGGCGCTCCGCGATGTACCGGATACACGTCGACCGGTGCGCCGAGGCGTTCGTGGCCACCGGTGAACCGTCGCCCCTGCCGTACCTGACCGCCGACTCCGGTGGCGGGGACTGGCCGCAGACGCAGATCCAGGGCGCCCAGTTCACCCACGCCGTCGCCCTGGCCCATCTGTGGAGGACGTACGGAATCGTGCCGGATCTGGTGGTGGGGCACAGCCTCGGAGAGGTCGCCGCCGCCTACGTCGCCGGAAGCATCACACTGTTCGACGCCGCCGCGGTGGTCATTGCGCGGGCCAAGGCGGTCGATCGGATCCGCGGTGACTACAGCATGGCGGCACTGGGGGTTTCGCTCGCGGATGCCGAACGACTGGTGGTGTCGACCCCGGGTTGGCTGGAGGTGTCCGCGGTCAACGCCGGCGCCTCGGTGGCGGTCTCCGGTGAGCGTGCCGCGGTCGGCGCGCTCATGGCGGCGGCGACCGAACAGGGGCTGTTCGCCCGCGAACTCGACGTGACCTACCCCGGGCACACCAGCGCACTGGAGCGGGTGCGCGACGACCTGCTCGCGCTGCTCCCGCACGGTCGATTCATCGATGCGCCAGTCCAGTTCATCGGCTCGACCACCGCGGACGTGGTGCCCGCAGGCACCGGCTTCGCCGACTACTGGTACCGCAACCTCCGCGACACCGTGCGGTTCGACCGCGCGGTGGCCGCCGCGCGGCGCCACGGCGCGGCGGCGTTCATCGAGATGTCGGCGCATCCGGCGCTGACGTTCGCGCTGGGCGATCTGCTGGCCGACGACGATCCGCTCGTCCTCGGTTCGGGGCTTCGCGACCTACCACTCGTCGACGCGTTGTCGGCCAACATCGCCGCCGCCGCGGTCGCCGACCCCGGATACCGGTGGACCGACCTGGTCGACGTCGCGTCGCAACCACCTTTGCGGGACTTCCCGAACGCGCCGATGCGGGCGGTGCGGCTGTGGGCCGAACCGCAGCCGCCGGCGCCGGTCTACGGGCTCACCGTCGCCCGCGAGAAGTGGGACCCGATCGAACGGTCGCAGGGGCCCGCGCAACGCGTCGCGGTGCTCGATCTCGCCGGGCCCCGCGGACCACTGGGCGAACGACTGCGGACAGCGCTGCGCCACAACGGATCCGAAATCGTCGAGCCGGGCCGGGCCGAGCTCGTCGCGGCGGTCGCGCCGCTGCTCGATCATCCCGACGCCGAACGCGCCGCCCAGGAGGTCGCCCATCTGGTCGGCGCCGGCCTGCTGGACTACGCCGACACGGCGGGACCCCACTGCCGGGCGATGTGTCTGGTCACCGTCGGCGGTGAGCATGTCCGGTCCGGCGAGCCCATGGCGCTGCCCGCACAGACCGCGCTGGCCGCGATGCACCGCAGTATCGGCTTCGAACGGCCCGAGCAGGCGTTCCGGCATCTCGACCTGCCGTCCTGGGAACTCGACGACGCCACCGCCGCCGCGGCGGTGCGTGCGCTCCTGATGGGCACACCCGAGTCCGCTGTCCGCGAGGACGGTTCGGGCCCAAGGGTTTTCGCCCGCACCGTGGTCGAGTCGGCCGAGCCCGCACCGTCCTGGCGCGCGGCGGCGGGGGTGCTCGACGACGTCGTGATCACCGGCGGCAACGGGGCGGTCGGACTGCACTTCGCCCGCTATCTCGCCGCCCACGGCGCACGCCGCATCGTGTTGCTCAGCCGTAGCGGCGTCGGTGATGCCCTCATGGCCGAACTGGCCGCTTCGGCACCGAATGTCGACGTGCTCGCACCGCGCTGCGACATCACCTCCGCTGGCGACGTGAGGGCGGCGGCCGAGCAGTTCGGCGGTGACGGCGCATCGCTGCTCATCCATTCCGCAGGCACTGCGGCCTTCGCCGATCACGACGCGCTCACACCGGCGATGTTCGCGGACACCACCGCCGCGAAGATCGGTGGTCTGGCCCGGATGACCGAGCAATGGCCGATGCGTCCTGACGCTCGAATCCTGTTGTGCTCTTCGGTCTCCGGCGTGTGGGGCGGGCGTGCGCATGTGGCGTACTCGGCCGCCAACCGGATGCTCGACGTGATGGCCGGCCAACTGCGCGCCGAGGGTCAGCACTGCCTGGCCGCCAGGTACGGGCTGTGGCGGGGCAGTGGCATCGCCGGCGCGGACGAGCTCACCATGATCGAGCGCTCCGGGCTGCTGCCGATGGCGCCCGAGGCCGCCGTCGAAGCCAGCCTGCGCGACCATGGCGAGGACCCGCTGCTGCTGAGCGCCGACCAGGCCCGGCTACGGGTGTTTTTGGACAGCCAGATCGCATCCCTCGAAACCGTCCAGCCCACAATCGAACCCGGCGTCAGCACCGAGGTGTGCGTGCGTGCGGCGCTCGCCGCGGTGCTCAGCCTTGAGGCGGCCTCGATCGACCTCGACATGTCCTTGCTCGACCTGGGTGTCGACTCGCTGCTGGCCCTGGACCTACGCAAGCGGCTGCAACGGGCGGCCGGCCACAAAGTGCCGTTGGCCACGTTGCTCGGCGGCATCACCGGTGGCGAACTCGTCGCCGACCTGGACAGCACAGAACGATCGGAGAAGGTGGACACGCGTGACTGA